Part of the Roseomonas sp. OT10 genome, CGCAGGGCCGGATCGGCCGCCTCCAGCGCCGTGGGCGAGATGGCGGACAGGGTCAGCAGCGCATGCAGCTCGCGCCGGCCCCAGGGCGGGTCCCAGCGGTCCGGCGCCTGGTCCCCGACATCGCCCAGCGCCGCGGCGCGCGCCGCCATGCCCTGGCGGAAGGGCTCCGCGAAGCTGTCGAGGCTCTCCGCCGGCAGCCCCAGCGCGACGAGCCCCGAGGCGCTCACCGCCAGGTTCACCGCGCTCGGCGGCCCCGCATCGATCGCGGCGACGCTGGCGACCTGCGCGGCCAGCATGCCGAGCCAGCCGCGCGCCGCCGCCGCGTCGTCGATGCGCAGGAGGCGGTGGCGGGCGACGGGGAATCGGTAGACGCGCAGGGCCATGCCCTGGATGTCGTCCAGATCCGGCACCACCAGGCCAGGCGCGGTGCCATCCGGCATGGCGGATCAGCCCAGCTGGTCGAGGAAGGTCTCGAACTTCGCCTTCCAGTCCAGCGCCTTGTTGATGTCGGCCACCGTCGCCTCGGGATAGGCGACGTAGTAGCCGGTGGTCTCGATCGCCGAGCCCAGGATGTAGTCGCGCAGCTTCTCGTAGTCGCGCGCGCCGGGATAGCCCTCGCAATGGCCCCAGATGGCGTCGATGCCGTCCGGCGCGCGCTCGGCGAAGTCGCGCATGTAGGTCTCGACGTCGCCGTCGAAGTTCGTGGCGAAGAGCAGCCGCGTGTCGTTGTCGAAGATCACCCAGCGGACCATGTGGATCGTGCCCAGCGAGGAGATCAGGCCGCCCTTGGCCGCCGTCAGGCGCTGCAGCGCCTGCCGCAGGGCAGGTGCCTCGCCGGGCTTGATCGTCGTGATCGCCGTCAGCGCGCTGATGCGGCCGATCGTCTGCAGGACCGAACCCGCCATGCCACCTTCCCTTCCGTCTGGCTGCGGCCGGGCAGGGGAGTCCGGCCGGACCGCGGCGCGGCCCGATCCGATGCTAACAAGAAACAAATCCCGAAGGCCAGGGGGCCGCGCCGCGTCGGCCCGCCCCTACCGCTCGATCATCCCGCGGATGTGCCGGGCCAGCGCCTCGGTGGTGAAGGGCTTGGTCACCATCTCCATGCCCTCCTCCAGGAAATCCGCCCGCTGCAGGGCATTCTCGGCATAGCCGGTCATGAACAGCACCTTCAGCCCCGGGCGATGGCGGCGCGCGACCTCCGCCAGCTAGCGGCCATTCAACCCGGGCAGGCCGACATCGGAGACGAGCAGGTCGATCCGCTCCCCGCCTTCCAGGATCGGCAGGGCGCTGCGGCCGTCCGCCGCCTCGATGGCGGCGTAGCCCAGCTCCTCCAGCACATCGAGCACCAGCATCCGGACGGCGGGGTCGTCCTCCACCACCAGCACGCGCTCGCCGGCGACGGCGCGCGGCACCTCGTGCAGGCGCGGCGCGGCCGCGGCGGCCTCCCGCCGCAGGGCGCGCGGCAGGTAGAGGGTCACCGAGGTGCCATGGCCCGGGGCGCTCTCGATCCGCACCTGCCCGCCGGACTGGCGGACGAAGCCGTAGATCATGGACAGGCCCAGCCCCGTCCCCTGCCCGATCGGCTTGGTGGTGAAGAAGGGGTCGAACGCCTTGGCCACGACATCGGACGTCATGCCGGTGCCGCTGTCCGTGACGGCGATCGCCACGTAGTCGCCGGGACGCAGCGCCTCCGCCATGTTGCCGGAGCCGTGGTCCCGCTCTCCCGCCTCCCAGTGCAGGTTGCGCGTGCTGATCGTCACCCGCCCGCCATGCGGCATCGCGTCGCGGGCATTGATCACCAGGTTGAGCAGCGCGCTCTCCAGCTGGTTCGCATCCGTCTCCGCCAGCCAGAGGCGGGCGTCGAGCGCGGGCTGCAGCCGGATGTTCTCGCCCAGGGTGCGGTGCAGGATCTCCTGCATGCCGTGCACCAGGCGGTTGACGTCCGTGGCGCGCACGTCGAGCGACTGCCGGCGGGAGAAGGCGAGCAGCCGGTGCGTCAGCCCCGCGGCGCGCTGGGCGGACGCTGCGGCGGCGGCGACGTAGCGGTCCACCTGGTCCAGGCGGCCGGCCTCGATCCGCCGCTTCAGCATCTCCAGGCTGCCGATGATGCCGGTCAGCATGTTGTTGAAGTCGTGCGCGATGCCGCCGGTGAGCTGGCCGATCGCCTCCATCTTCTGCGACTGGCGCAGTTGCTCCTCCAGCTCGCGCTGGTCGGTCACGTCGCGCCCGATGGCGTAGGAGCGCTCGCCCTCCGGGGCCGCGGCCCAGGCGATGGCCCGGTGGCTGCCGTCGCGATGGCGGACGCGCCCCTCGAACCGCGCCGTCTCGCCGCGGCCCAGGCGCGCCAGCCCCTCCCCGACCGCTGCCCGGTCCTCCGGGTGGACCAGGTCGAGGAAGCGGTGCCGCAGCAGCTCCCCCTCGCTCCAGCCCAGCCGCGCCGACCAAGCGGCATTGGTCGCCAGCAGGCTGCCGGCCGCGTCGCACACCAGCATCAGGTCGTCCGACAGGCGCCACATGCTGTCGCGCTCCCGCGTCCGCTCGGCGACGCGGCGCTCCAGCATCTCGTTGACCTGGGCCTGGGCCTGCTCCGCCTCCTTGCGCTCGGTGATGTCCACCACCGAACCGACATGGCCCAGGAAGCGCCCCTCCCCATCGAAGCGGGGCGCCGCGGCGTCGATCGCCCAGCGCCAGGCGCCGTCCGCACGCCGCAGCCGGTATTCCAGCCAGATCCCCTCGCGGTCCGCGATCGCCGTGCGGAAGGCGCGCTCCGCACGCTGCGCATCCTCGGGATGGGTGGCATCCAGCCAGCCGAAGCCCAGCGCCTCCTCCTCGCGCTGCCCGGTGAACTCGTACCAGGCGCGGTTGAGGAAGGTGCATCGCCCCTCGGCATTGGTGACCCAGAGCATCAGCGGCGCCTGGTCGGCGATGGTGCGGAAGCGCTCCTCGCTCTCGCGCATCGCCTCCTCGGCGCGCCGGCGCTCGGTGACGTCCGTCGCCTCGACGAAGATGCCGTCGACCTGGCCCTCGGCGTTGCGCAGCGGCTGCCAGACGAAGTCCAGCACCCGCCCCTCCGGCGGCCCTTCCGGATGGCGCTGCAACACCACCTGCACCGCCGTGCCGACGAAGGGCTCGCCCGTCGCGTAGACGCGGTCGAGCATGTCGATCAGGCCCTGGCCGACGACCTCCGGCAGCACCTGGGCCACGGGCAGGCCGATGACGGGGCGGTGGGTCCCGACCAGGTGCTGGTAGGCGGCGTTGGCCAGCTCGAAGACGTGCTGCGGGCCGCGCAGCAGCGCCATGCTGCCCGGCGCGTGCTCGAACATCTGGGTCAGCCGCTCGCGCTGGGCCACGCGGTCCCGCTCGTCCAGAACCTGCTGCGTGGTCTCCGTGCAGGCGCAGAACATGCCCCGCACCTCGCCGCCCTCGTCGCGCACGGGCGTGTAGGAGAAGGCGAAATGCGTCTCCTCCGGGTAGCCGTTGCGCGTCATGACGAAGCGGATGTCGTCCATGTGCGTGCCCTCGCCCGCATAGGCGCGGTCGAGGATGGGGCCGACCTCGTCGATGATGTCGAACCAGATCTCGTGGAAGGGCCGCCCCAGAGCCCCCGGGTGGCGCAGGCCGAGCATCGGGGCGTAGCCGTCGTTGTACAGCACGATGCGCTGCGGCCCCCAGGCGACGAACATCGGCTGGCGCGAGCCCAGCATCACGCCCACCACGGTCCGGAGCGGCTGCGGCCAGGTCTCGGGCGGGCCGAGCGGGTTGGCCGCCCAGTCGTAGGCGCGGACCAGCGCGCCCATCTCGCCCCCTGCGGACAGGAAGCGGCGCGTCATGCCCATCCGGCCCGGGTCCGGCTGGCGGCACGGCACGGCGTCGGCTGCAAGGACAGGCTGCAGGCGCGGCACGACATTCCGCTTCGTCTGCCACAGCCGGCGGGTGGCCGGAAGCCGGTTCCGGCCCGCCCGGTCACAGCAGCACCAGCACCAGCCCCAGCATGCCGCCGGCGGCCAGCACCCAGAGCGGCGACCACGGCGCGCGCCAGACGAAGACGGTGGCGCCGACGGTGATGGCCACCAGCGCCCAGCTATGTCCCGCGGCCCGGCCCAGCACCAGGCCGGAGGCGAACATCAGCCCGACCGCGACCGGCACCAGCCCGAGGCGGATCGCCTTCAGCCAGCGGGAGTCGCCGCGGTGGATCAGCGCCCCGCCCACCACCCAGGCCAGCGCGCCGGAGGGCAGCAGGATGCCCGCCGTCGCCGCCGCCAGCCCGGCGGCGCCCGCGACGCGCCAGCCGAGCAGGGAGGCGACCAGGACGTTGGGCCCCGGCGCCGCCTGGGCGAGCGCGAACATCTGGACGAAGTCGGCATCGTCCAGCCAGCCGTGCAGCTCGACGATCTGCCGGTGGATCTCCGGCAGCAGCGCGCTCATGCCGCCGACCGCAAGCAGCGACAGGGTCGCGAAGATCGTGAAGACCTGCCAGGCGATCATGGCCCGCGCCAGGCCAGCCAGATGCCCGGCAGCCCCAGGCCCAGGACGATCAGCGGCAGCGGCACGCGGAACCAGGCGGCGGCCAGCACCGTCAGCAGGGCCAGGCCGACCATCGGCAGCGGCAGGCGCAGCCGCTCGCCCATCCGCAGCGCGTTGCCCAGCGTCATCCCCGCCGCCGCCGCGGCGACGCCGGCCATCACCCCCTGCACCGGCGGCAGGCTGCCGAAGCGCTCCCACAACCCTGCCAGGATGACGAGGATCGCCAGCGGCATGGCGTAGAGCCCGGCGGTGGTGGCCACCGCCCCGCGCAGCCCGCCGAAGCGCCGGCCGAGCATGATCGCGGCATTGCCGACATTGGGCCCGGGCAGCACCTGCCCCAGCCCCAGCAGCTCCGCGTATTCCCGCTCGCTCAGCCAGTGCCGCTCCTCCACGATGACGTGGCGCGACCAGGCGTTCACGCCGCCGAAGCCGAACAGGCCGATGCGCAGGTAGCCCAGGAACAGCTCCCGGCTACCGGGCGGGGCGGCCGCAGGCGGTGGCACGGTCGTCACGTCGGCGGCGGTTGTGGTCACGCCGCCGATGGCGCCCGAAAGCGCTGGCCCGGTCAACGCCGCCCCGGGCGTTTCAGGGCCGCGTGCCGGGCAGGGAAGGATCGGACACCTCCCCTTCCGGCCCGGGCTCCGCCGCCGGCGGCTCCGGCCAGGCCAGCGGCGGCAGACGCGCGATGGGGATGCGGGCCACGGCCAGGGTGCGCTCCTCCAGGGTGGCCGGGATCTCCAGCTGCGGCGGCCCGCCTTCGGCCGTGGGACGTGCCAGGAAGCCCGCGACCTGTCCGGCCATGGCAGCGCTGCGCTGCGGCAACAGCCCGGCCTGCACCAGGGCGTTCAGCGCGGCCTGCGCCCCGGTCAGCCGCAGCGTCCCCGCACCCATGGGCTGCAACGCTTCGTCGAGCGCGAGGGTCGCCGCCGCGGTGGCCTCCACCTCGCCCCAGCGCAGCGTGACGCCGCGCAGCTCGAGCACGCCGCCGCCATCGCGCCAGGCCGCGGCCCGCGCCGCAGGCAGGCGCCCGCCGGGGTTGGGGCCGGTCAGCACCGCCTCCAGCCCCATCTGCCCGATGCTGGGGCCCAGTGCGTAGCTGCCGCCGCCGGGCGGCGCCGGGAGCATGACCTCCCCCGCCTCGGCGGTCAGGGTGACGGCCGGCTCCCCCTCCGTCGCGGTGGAGCGGGTCTCGATGGTGCCGCGCAGGCTGCGGAACTCCAGCCCGCCGGGGGCGGGGGAGCCGTCCGGGCCCGGCAGGCCCAGACGGAGCCGCTCCGCCAGCAGGTCGCCGCCACGCGGCAGGACGTCCGCCTGGATCGGCACCCGCGCCTCCAGCCGGTCGGCGGCGAAGGGCAGGTCGACATGGCCCAGCCGCAGCCGCTGCGGGCCCCGCGCCTCGACCCGCAGCTCGTCCAGGCGCGGCAGGACCACCCGCAGCACCACGGCCGTGGCCTGCCACTCCACCCCGCCCGGCACGCTGGCCTGGCCGCCCTCCAGGTGGAAGTCGGGCAGGCGCAGATTGGCGGCGAAGGGCCAGCCGCCCCGCTGCGGCGGACCGTGCTCCACCCGCCAGCCCTGGGCCCGGCGGGCATTGGCCCAGACGGTGAAGCCCTCCTCCAGCCGGCTGGCCATGGTTCGCCACAACAGGGTGTGGCCCAGGGCCAGGAGCGCCAGCAGCCCCAGCCCGGCGGGCAGCAGCAGCCAGCCCAGGCGCAACCGTCGCGCCGGCCGCGCCCTTCCTCCACCTGGCCGCGCATCGGTTCCCCCGTTCGCGGCCTGCCATGCGCGCCCCTCGGGGTCGCGGTCCTTCTCGGTGTCCACGCGGGCCGCT contains:
- a CDS encoding PAS domain S-box protein: MTRRFLSAGGEMGALVRAYDWAANPLGPPETWPQPLRTVVGVMLGSRQPMFVAWGPQRIVLYNDGYAPMLGLRHPGALGRPFHEIWFDIIDEVGPILDRAYAGEGTHMDDIRFVMTRNGYPEETHFAFSYTPVRDEGGEVRGMFCACTETTQQVLDERDRVAQRERLTQMFEHAPGSMALLRGPQHVFELANAAYQHLVGTHRPVIGLPVAQVLPEVVGQGLIDMLDRVYATGEPFVGTAVQVVLQRHPEGPPEGRVLDFVWQPLRNAEGQVDGIFVEATDVTERRRAEEAMRESEERFRTIADQAPLMLWVTNAEGRCTFLNRAWYEFTGQREEEALGFGWLDATHPEDAQRAERAFRTAIADREGIWLEYRLRRADGAWRWAIDAAAPRFDGEGRFLGHVGSVVDITERKEAEQAQAQVNEMLERRVAERTRERDSMWRLSDDLMLVCDAAGSLLATNAAWSARLGWSEGELLRHRFLDLVHPEDRAAVGEGLARLGRGETARFEGRVRHRDGSHRAIAWAAAPEGERSYAIGRDVTDQRELEEQLRQSQKMEAIGQLTGGIAHDFNNMLTGIIGSLEMLKRRIEAGRLDQVDRYVAAAAASAQRAAGLTHRLLAFSRRQSLDVRATDVNRLVHGMQEILHRTLGENIRLQPALDARLWLAETDANQLESALLNLVINARDAMPHGGRVTISTRNLHWEAGERDHGSGNMAEALRPGDYVAIAVTDSGTGMTSDVVAKAFDPFFTTKPIGQGTGLGLSMIYGFVRQSGGQVRIESAPGHGTSVTLYLPRALRREAAAAAPRLHEVPRAVAGERVLVVEDDPAVRMLVLDVLEELGYAAIEAADGRSALPILEGGERIDLLVSDVGLPGLNGR
- a CDS encoding chromate transporter: MIAWQVFTIFATLSLLAVGGMSALLPEIHRQIVELHGWLDDADFVQMFALAQAAPGPNVLVASLLGWRVAGAAGLAAATAGILLPSGALAWVVGGALIHRGDSRWLKAIRLGLVPVAVGLMFASGLVLGRAAGHSWALVAITVGATVFVWRAPWSPLWVLAAGGMLGLVLVLL
- a CDS encoding chromate transporter; this encodes MTTTAADVTTVPPPAAAPPGSRELFLGYLRIGLFGFGGVNAWSRHVIVEERHWLSEREYAELLGLGQVLPGPNVGNAAIMLGRRFGGLRGAVATTAGLYAMPLAILVILAGLWERFGSLPPVQGVMAGVAAAAAGMTLGNALRMGERLRLPLPMVGLALLTVLAAAWFRVPLPLIVLGLGLPGIWLAWRGP
- a CDS encoding DUF2125 domain-containing protein; amino-acid sequence: MRLGWLLLPAGLGLLALLALGHTLLWRTMASRLEEGFTVWANARRAQGWRVEHGPPQRGGWPFAANLRLPDFHLEGGQASVPGGVEWQATAVVLRVVLPRLDELRVEARGPQRLRLGHVDLPFAADRLEARVPIQADVLPRGGDLLAERLRLGLPGPDGSPAPGGLEFRSLRGTIETRSTATEGEPAVTLTAEAGEVMLPAPPGGGSYALGPSIGQMGLEAVLTGPNPGGRLPAARAAAWRDGGGVLELRGVTLRWGEVEATAAATLALDEALQPMGAGTLRLTGAQAALNALVQAGLLPQRSAAMAGQVAGFLARPTAEGGPPQLEIPATLEERTLAVARIPIARLPPLAWPEPPAAEPGPEGEVSDPSLPGTRP